ATGGAAACAAAATTATTATGAGAACAAATAGTTAACAAACTAAGTAAAGAAAAATTAATAGATCAAGACATTCTTGAAGAATATATTATAACTTCGGAATTAATTAAACTTTCTGATAAGGAATTTGTGGTTCTTGTAAGATCAAATCTTGGTGTCACAATTTTAAATGAATTTAAAGAAGTATTTATATATGAATTTAAAACACTATTAAATGATTATGTTTCTATTGAGTTTTCAACAAGAAAAGTATTTGACAAAAATAATAAAAAAGAAAGCAAAAGAGAAAAATTAAATGTTTCTCTACCAGAGAACTCTTTAACATTCGATAATTTTATTGTTGGTTCAAGCAATAAACAAGCTAATTTAGCTGCAAAAAGTGTTGTTACAAATCCTGGTTCTTCATTTAACCCTTTATTTATTTATGGAGACTCTGGATTAGGTAAAACTCACCTTTTACAAGCTATTAAAAATCAGGCAATTTTAACTAATAAAAAAGTTTTATATTTTACTTCAGAAGAATTCACAAAAAAAGTTGTTAATGCTTTAAATAAAGGTGATTTAACTGAAATAGAAGAGTTGAAAAGTGAAATAAATTCGAATGATTTTTTCATTTTAGATGATGTTCAATTTCTTAGTAAAAAAGATAAAACTAATGAGTTTTTCTTTAATATAATCAATAATTTTACTGAAAATGGAAAACAATTAGTATTTTCTAGTGATAAAACACCAGAATTGCTTAATGGTTTTGATAAGAGAATGATTACAAGATTTAATTCAGGTCTTTCAACACCTATTAATTCACTTGATATTCCTACCGCTAAATTAATAATTGAATGAGAAATAAAAAAACAAGGACTAAAACAAAAAGTTAATGAAGATGCAGTTGTTTATTTAGCTCAAAATTTTAGTGATGATGTTAGAAAAATTAAGGGTTTAGTTAATAGATTGCTGTTTTTTGGTATTCAAAATGATTTAGGTCACGTCATTGATTTAGATGATGTTGTTGATTTATTCAAAGATACTCCTTCTGCTAATTTAGGTTTACTTAATGTCAAAAAAATTAAAGAAGTTGTTGGGAAAAAATATGATGTAACATTAAAAGCTATTGATGGTAAAGCTAGAACCACAGCAATTAAAAATGCTAGACATCTTTCAATGTATTTTGCAAAAATAATTTTAAATCATACTTCTACTCAAATTGGTGCTGAGTTTGGGGGAAGAGATCACAGCACTGTTTTAAGTGCTATTTCGCGTATTGAGAAACTAATTTATAAGGAAAAAGAGTTTAAAAAAATAGTAGAATCTTTAAAAAATGAAATAATAGGAAAATAGATTAACAAAGCAGTCTATTTTTTTTGTGTGTAAAAAGTTTTAAAGTTGTTGATTACAAATTTTGTTTAACCCTTATTGTATGAGTTATTACATACTTTTCCACATATCAACTCTATTATTAATATTACTTATATAAAGAATAATATAATATAAAAATGCTCAACTATTATTTTGTTTTTAAAGTTAAAATATGAGATAATATATATTGAAATAAGAGGTGTTATATGAGATTAAGTATAAATAAATCAGTTCTTTTAAATGAACTAACAAAGGCTAGTAAATTAATAGAAGTTAAAAATGTAAACCCCGCTTTACAAGGTGTCTACATTGAAGCTAGTTTTGATAAACTTGTAATTATTTCATCAAATACATCAACTTCTTTTAAAGCTGAACTTAATAATGAAAATTCAGATCTAATAATAGAACAACCAGGTCGCATATTAGTTAAACCAAAGTTTATATTAGAATTATTAAGAAAATTAGATAGTGAATTTGTAACTCTTTCTACATTTGCTGAAAATGAATTAGAAATCATAACTGAAAAATCAAGTCTTAAAGTTTCCATATTAAATGTTGACGAATTCCCTTTAATTGGTTTTGTTGAAAATGGATTAGAGCTATCTATTGATGCTCAAGAATTTAAAACAACATTATCACAGACAATAAGTTCAATTAATGAATGAAATCAAAAAGTTGTATTAACAGGTATGAATCTAAAAATAAAAGATAATAAGTTATCATTTGTTACAACAGATTTATTTAGAGTTAGTTTAAAAGAAATTAGTCTTCCTGAAAATACAAACGAAGAAGTTGATATTATTATTCCTTATAAAACATTGATTGAATTAAGAAATTTAATAGATAGTGTTAAAGTATTTAAAATTATAATACATGACACTAATGCAACATTTAAATTAGATAATGATTTATTACAATCTACTTTAATTGATGGAAGATATCCAAATGTTCATTCAGCATTCCCTACAACACATGAAATTAAATTAGAATTAAAAGCTAAAACGCTATTAAAAGTATTGAGTAGATTTGAACTAACAAATGATCAAAATATAACATCTGTTGTAAATTTGGAAATTAACCAAAATGAAATTATATTAAAAACAACAATTATTGAAACAGCTAAATATGAAGAAAAATTTACTGAATATAAATATGAAGGAACAACTAATTTAAATATTAACTTTAATACAAAATATTTAATTGAAGCAATTAGAACATTTGATGATCAATTAATTCATTTAACATTTAATTCACAAAACAAACCTGTGTTAATAACAGGAGCACAAAAACGTGATTTAAAACAAGTTGTATTACCAACTTATGCATAATAAAAAAATCAGGATTTCCTGATTTTATTTTTTTAAACTTAATAGTTTCAATGTACCTTCAATATCTGAATAACCACGTTTTTTAGAAATGGTTACTGGGAAATTAAAGAAATCTTCAAAGAAATCTTTAACACCGCTTATTCCGGCTAATTCACCAGTTACATATAAACCATTTTTAACAACACCACTTCTAACTAATGCTGAAGAATTTTCTAAAACTGAAGTTACTAATGATTTATAGTTTGTAAATGATTTAATAAATATTTTTTTAAATTCTTCACTAACGCAAACAACACTTTTTCTTTCGTTAGTAATAATATCTTTACCGACTATACTTAATTCTAGTTCATCTCTTAATTTTATAATTGTTCCTAATGATCATTTTATTTTTTCAATCATATCGCTATCAAC
This is a stretch of genomic DNA from Mesoplasma coleopterae. It encodes these proteins:
- a CDS encoding DNA polymerase III subunit beta translates to MRLSINKSVLLNELTKASKLIEVKNVNPALQGVYIEASFDKLVIISSNTSTSFKAELNNENSDLIIEQPGRILVKPKFILELLRKLDSEFVTLSTFAENELEIITEKSSLKVSILNVDEFPLIGFVENGLELSIDAQEFKTTLSQTISSINEWNQKVVLTGMNLKIKDNKLSFVTTDLFRVSLKEISLPENTNEEVDIIIPYKTLIELRNLIDSVKVFKIIIHDTNATFKLDNDLLQSTLIDGRYPNVHSAFPTTHEIKLELKAKTLLKVLSRFELTNDQNITSVVNLEINQNEIILKTTIIETAKYEEKFTEYKYEGTTNLNINFNTKYLIEAIRTFDDQLIHLTFNSQNKPVLITGAQKRDLKQVVLPTYA
- the dnaA gene encoding chromosomal replication initiator protein DnaA, which codes for METKLLWEQIVNKLSKEKLIDQDILEEYIITSELIKLSDKEFVVLVRSNLGVTILNEFKEVFIYEFKTLLNDYVSIEFSTRKVFDKNNKKESKREKLNVSLPENSLTFDNFIVGSSNKQANLAAKSVVTNPGSSFNPLFIYGDSGLGKTHLLQAIKNQAILTNKKVLYFTSEEFTKKVVNALNKGDLTEIEELKSEINSNDFFILDDVQFLSKKDKTNEFFFNIINNFTENGKQLVFSSDKTPELLNGFDKRMITRFNSGLSTPINSLDIPTAKLIIEWEIKKQGLKQKVNEDAVVYLAQNFSDDVRKIKGLVNRLLFFGIQNDLGHVIDLDDVVDLFKDTPSANLGLLNVKKIKEVVGKKYDVTLKAIDGKARTTAIKNARHLSMYFAKIILNHTSTQIGAEFGGRDHSTVLSAISRIEKLIYKEKEFKKIVESLKNEIIGK